One window of the Pedobacter ginsengisoli genome contains the following:
- a CDS encoding sugar phosphate isomerase/epimerase family protein has product MNRRKFINLSTIAGAVSVAPTTYVLGENGLLKDKKEKRFQKGASPWPVCLDTATIRPASLKDKVKIAAKAGYDAIEPWDGELQEYEAKGGNLKDLGKEIKDLGLFVPSVIGLWNSLPPTQELFDKSLVDTRNRMRMAADIGAHHIQTIPDTAGDNFNQKWVASRYRDIIEIGLKEFNIHPALVFVKYQPVKTMGQAMGIALDTNHPKAMIIPDTYHMYISEGGFEGLKLINGDAIAIFQFSDVPASPAAIADLGDKDRVFPGDGILPLPQIFKDLKATGFKGCISLELYNPEYYKQDLQKVAETGLRKTLEVLKKAGV; this is encoded by the coding sequence ATGAACCGCAGAAAATTTATCAATCTTAGCACTATTGCAGGGGCAGTTTCTGTTGCACCAACTACATATGTACTTGGAGAAAATGGATTATTAAAAGACAAAAAAGAAAAACGTTTTCAAAAAGGCGCCAGTCCGTGGCCCGTTTGTCTGGATACTGCCACCATACGGCCTGCATCATTAAAAGATAAAGTAAAAATAGCTGCGAAAGCAGGCTACGATGCAATTGAACCCTGGGACGGAGAATTGCAGGAATATGAAGCAAAAGGTGGTAACCTCAAAGATCTGGGTAAAGAGATAAAAGATCTGGGGCTATTTGTGCCAAGTGTAATTGGATTATGGAATTCATTACCTCCTACACAAGAATTGTTCGATAAATCTTTGGTAGATACTCGCAATCGAATGCGTATGGCTGCTGATATTGGTGCCCATCATATTCAAACCATACCAGATACAGCTGGAGATAACTTTAATCAGAAATGGGTGGCCAGTAGATATAGAGACATTATTGAAATTGGGTTGAAGGAGTTTAATATTCACCCCGCTCTCGTATTCGTCAAATATCAACCGGTAAAAACAATGGGGCAGGCAATGGGGATTGCCTTGGATACCAATCATCCAAAGGCTATGATTATTCCAGATACTTATCATATGTATATTTCTGAGGGTGGATTTGAAGGATTGAAATTGATAAATGGAGATGCTATTGCTATATTCCAGTTCTCGGATGTTCCAGCTTCACCCGCAGCGATTGCCGACCTTGGTGATAAAGACCGTGTTTTTCCTGGTGACGGAATTTTACCACTGCCACAGATTTTTAAAGACCTTAAAGCAACTGGTTTTAAAGGCTGTATTTCTCTTGAGCTTTATAATCCTGAATATTATAAGCAGGATTTGCAAAAGGTAGCAGAAACGGGATTAAGAAAAACTCTAGAGGTACTTAAAAAAGCAGGTGTATAG